CAATTCCTATTCTTTGAGTTTCGGAGCCATCTGGGTAATAGACGCCCAGCCCTGATATTCCTGTTTTGATGCCGCCCGGTAGATAAAATATAGATACATCTCCGTCAGCGCCAGCTGTAGTGCTGCCTATAACAGTTGCATTTCCGCCAGCCCTTAAAGCCATGGCGGTGAATTCGGCTTGGCTTAGGGTATTTTCATTGACAAGTATGACGACTTTGCCACGATAGTAGTTGTCGTTTCCTGCGGTGTTTACTGCAGGCATCAAATTAAACTCACCAGGGTTATTAAGATTCAGAGTTGAAAACATTACCCAAGGAGTGGCTTCTTTGGTAAAAAGTTCAGCCAATTGATAAGTTACAAATGTGTTGGGGTAATTTCTAAGATCAACGATTATGCCTTTGGTGTCCTGCATTTCTTGTTCAATCCTCTTTATATCGGATTTTTTAATACTGATTAGATTTACGTAACCGATATTGTTATCCCATTTCTCTATACTAGGGACGCTGCTTTTAGCATTATAATAAGCCTTCATGTTGAGCTCTTTCCATGTATATAATGAAAGCAGTTTGGTCGACTCCTTGCCGTTTGAAACGTAGCTTATTTTTATTGATTTATTGTTAGATCGAAGTAGCTTCTTACTAATATCGAAAAGCTGTCTTGAATAATTGGAGGCTGGTGTATAAGGTAGTTGCTGATTGACAACATCTGCAATCATTACATCTTCGATTTCAGTTATCTCATCGCCAATCCTAAGTCCTGTTTCTTGTTGTAAATCTGGATTAAAAAATTCAGTCACAATTAACTTATTTTCAATGAAATTCACTGCTACTGGCGGGCGATACTGTCCTCTCCAGTTGTATAACGCATTATGACCACCTCTGATATTTGCGTGAGTATCTTGAACCTCAGCAATTAATTTCAATACTGCAATTTCATATTCAAGTTCATTGTTTGCATTAATAAATGAAGGAATGTGTTTTCTCATGACGCCGCGCCAATCATTATCAATTAGGTGCTTATTTGGGAAATAATAGTGGATTATATTCCAGTACCGGTAAACAGAGAGGAGTCTAAATCCATCGTCAGGATAAGGGAGGTTGGCATAGCTTTTTTCATGATTAAAAATAGGGTTGCCGACTTCTTTGGCTACTTCTATATAATAGTGGGTTCCTTGGTGGCGATTTTCGTAAATGAACAGCAATTGCTGTTTGAGCTTTACCGATAGCTTGAGCGTATTCATCCATTCAAGATCTGGCTTTAGGAAAGCATCGCTTGCTGTGGGAGTACACTGTTGACATAGCTCTACGTTGCCTAGCCCTTCAATCCATTTAAATAGTGTAAGGTCTCGCTCGCTAGAGGTGACAACTTTTTGGTAGTTAGGTAAAAACCTCAAAAGTTCATAGTCCCAGTTGTAGTTACCCTTCGCTACTCCTGGGTGGTGGTACTTAATAAATCCCCAAACTTTACCTAATATTTCAAGGTTCTCTAACTCTTGGTTAGACTTAATTCCAACCTCGATATCTGAGCCATTATCAAACTCTCTATCTTTGTCTGCGCTTTTGAACGCTTTTAAGGGGGCTGCATCAATCGATATGCCATCTATTGATAAGTGTAAATTATCAACCCAAACTTTACCTGTTCCTGTTAAATAGGCTGAAACAGTTATCTCTTCAGCTTGTTGGGGCTTTAGATCCAAATTGATCTCATACTTTTTCCAATCTGTTGTACCGGTAATCTCTCGGCCTTGCATTGCATCAAAAGCTATTGATGGCGATACGCTCATAGCAAAGCCAGCATTACCATTTTTTACACCTTCAGTTTTGATGTAACCACTTAATACTATTTTTTCGCCTTGGTAACTTGCCGGCAGCCTAAGCTGCCAGTTTTGACTTCGTGGCTTGTCGGATAAGTTCTTTATGTATAGTGAGTAGCTGCCACTATTAAAGATCAATGTGTCAGTGCTAGAGCTACTTTTATCAACGTTATAGGATTTCCATAAAGTGGGAGCATTATCCTTTTGCTGTTCAAAATCAAGATTAAAACTGTCGCAGTGGACATAGTCGCTAAGTAATAAGCTTGCAAATAGCATAGTGGAAACTAGTTTCATTTTTTATAAGATCCAAATCAAAAAGTTATTGTTATCAACATTGGAGTGTATTTGCTAGCAGTGCTGCAGCGATATGAAATAATGTACAGTTGTGTTGATTTTCTTCGCTGGGAAACAATACATAGACACAGTTAATGACACTCTTTTGGATCTAGTTATGTTATTGACTATCAATGGCTGGCTAGGTTGGATGTTTCATGCCTTAGAGGCCGAGTTAACCGTAACGGGTAAGTTAGAAACAAGTTATCTTGTGTGTTGGGGAAAACATTTCAAAATGTGGGCTCAGGGTAAAATTTAATAATTAATAACTCTGGTGCTAGACGATTGTGCTTTTCTAACCAAGTGAAGATGCGGCAATAACCGACCATGACAAGGATGTCATGGTCGAGCTTCCACGGATATTCTATCCAACACTTACCGCAGGCATTGGAACCAATGCTGCAGGAAGTTACCTTCTATCTAGTAGATAGAGCTTGATACCGTTTTTTGTTGAGCGCAGCGCAGCATTTATCTTGGTCGTATGGTCGCAGCTATCAACAGTTAGAAGGTGTTAACAGTGCAAACTCCCTGCATTAGGCTTATTGATGAAATTTTTAAAATTAGATAAACCTCCCACCAGTGAGCATCAGAATTTACATTTAAGTCGCCAAATTTGCAGACAGCAATCTCCCCCGTTGGAAATTTCGCTTTTTAAATTTCGCCGGGGCGCTGAGGGTTTGTTAAGGGGGACAAGCGCTTTACCCCTTGGCTCTGGTGTGGGCGAAGCACCACGACTTTAGTTGTTAGACGAAGTCTAACTGTTAATCTTCAAAGGCCATAAGGCCTCATTCCCACTAAGCTGTGGGATTAAACCCCATTAACACCAGCTCATCGCCATCCCTCTGATACTTCAAAAACAACTGCGCAATATCATTCGGCGCTGATGACACAGCGCAAAACCCATGTTGCGCATAAAAGCTCTCCAAATGCGCCAAGGCAAAAATATAAGTTTTTCCATCTGAAATTACTGATGCCAACTCTCGCATTAAGCGGTGCCCAACACCTTGGCCACGAAAATTTGGATGCACCAACATCCCAGTTAAAATGGATAACTGGCCAATAGGCCGGATACGGGCACTGGCAACTATCTCAAAGGCAATAGGTTTAGAATGAGTTATATCAGAGGAAGTTATTTCAACGCTATTAGCCGAAGCTGAATCGGCTCGAGTCAACACGCAGACTAACTCTTTCTGCAACAAGCGTGCATAAGGCATATATTGACGGTAGAACTGCTTTACCTCAATACGATCATCAGTCGCCAACCAAGTTAATTGCACTTTTGTATTAATTGCTGCTGTCATAAACAAAAAGGTTGTGAGTCAATTTATGAAAGTTAAATTGTCGCACTAAAGCAGACTTCATACTACCTATGGCATACAGGCATAGCTAACTCTTGTTCATTAATTACTTTGGTGCCTGAGGTAGTGTTTTCTAATTTAGCGTAGATACGGCTGTGACCGTCCATGACATGGACGTCATGGCCGAGCCTCCAGGGATGGACTTGCAGCGTGTCACTGAAGTATCTACGCATACGCCGACCGCAGGTCATCGGAACCACTATTGATAAAAAGAGCACTTGGTTTCATATACCTAGTCAAGCTAGAAATCGTGCATTTCTTAATGCTTGCAGCAGATACAACGAAGATTTTTTACCCTCCATGGTAAATCTTCAGAAATGTTCCAGGCATAAAAAAACCGCCCTTAGGCGGTTTTAATTGCGAGCTTTGCCGATTTAATCGGTAAAGCTTAAAGACCTGCGTCAGCGCGTAGTGCTTCTGCTTTGTCAGTTGCTTCCCAAGGAAACTCTTCACGACCAAAGTGACCATATGCAGCTGTCGCTTGGTAGATTGGACGAGCTAGGTTTAACATCTCTGTTAGACCGTATGGACGTAGGTCGAAGTGACGACGAACTAGGTCAATCAATAACTCTTCAGCTACTTTAGCAGTGCCAAATGTTTCGATGCTGATAGATGTTGGCTCTGCAACACCAATGGCGTAAGACACTTGAATCTCACAACGTTCAGCAAGACCCGCTGCAACAATGTTCTTTGCAACGTAACGGGCAGCGTATGCCGCACTACGGTCAACTTTTGATGGGTCTTTACCAGAGAAAGCACCACCACCATGACGCGCCATGCCGCCGTAGGTATCTACGATGATCTTACGACCGGTTAGACCACAATCACCTACTGGACCACCGATAACAAAACGGCCTGTTGGATTGATGAAGTACTTAGTGTCTTTAGATAACCACTTAGCCGGCAATACAGGCTTGATGATGGTTTCCATAACACCTTCGATCAGGTCCGCTTGGCTTACGCTGTCGCAATGCTGGGTCGAAAGTACAACTGCGTCGATACCATGGATGCTGCCGTCTTTGTTATAGGCAAAAGTCACTTGGCTTTTTGCATCAGGACGCAACCAAGGAAGTGTCTTGTCTTTACGAACTTCAGACTGACGCTTCACTAACTTGTGTGAATACGTAATCGGTGCAGGCATAAGTACATCGGTTTCGTTGTTGGCATAACCAAACATTAGGCCTTGGTCACCAGCACCTTGCTCTTTAGGGTCTGCACGGTCAACACCTTGGTTGATGTCTGGAGATTGTTTACCAATGACATTTAAGATAGCGCAAGAATCAGCGTCAAAGCCCATATCAGAATGGGTGTAACCAATGTCGCGTACAGTCTTACGGGTGATCTCTTCGATATCAACCCAAGCTGAAGTAGTTACTTCACCGCCAACCATAACCATGCCAGTTTTGACATAAGTTTCGCATGCTACGCGTGCTTTTGGATCTTGCTCCAAAATTGCGTCTAATACCGCATCAGAAATCTGATCGGCGATTTTATCTGGATGACCTTCTGAGACAGACTCAGAGGTGAACAAGTGCTTTGCCATGATGGGGAATCTCGTCTTTATACAATTTGAATGTGTAGAAGTATCTACATCTAGACGGCTATCTTAGTTGAAAACAGAAAAGAAGACACCCCTTTCACTTAATTTTGTGCAGTGATCCACGCTATTAAATCCTTATAAATATCATGGGTAATCATCCGGTTTCTATATAAGCGACTGTTATTGAAGTTTTTTATTGGTTGGTGTCGATATTTATTCCAATAAAAAAATGATCAATGCTGAGCTTGTATTGCTTGGCCAAGAGAGGAATATTTTATTTTACTTAAGATTTAATGGGCTAAAGCGCGGTTAAGGTGTTGTTAAATATAGTTAGGCTACCTGCTGAATCAGCTAATAAGTGCCGATATTTTTCAATCAGGGCGAATTAAATTTGCGTCCTACAGCCTAGTAGGCGAAAATATGGCTCCAAATTTTGCTGTAGTGCAGGGTAAAGCAGATACCAAAGTTGCTGCCTTGCGCTAGATCTAAGCCTCAATACCTCAACACGACGCAGGAGAGAGCATGTCATCTCGTAAAGAACTCGCTAACGCAATCCGTGCATTAACCATGGATGCCGTTCAAAAAGCCAATTCTGGTCACCCAGGTGCACCAATGGGGATGGCTGACATCGCTGAAGTGCTATGGAATGATTTCCTTAAGCACAACCCAAACAACCCAGAGTGGGTTGATCGTGACCGTTTTATCTTGTCAAACGGCCATGGTTCTATGCTTATTTATTCTTTACTGCACCTAACAGGTTACGCATTACCTATTGAAGAGTTGAAGAACTTCCGTCAGCTTCACTCTAAAACACCGGGTCACCCAGAATATGGTTACACCCCAGGTGTTGAAACAACAACAGGCCCACTAGGCGCTGGTATTAGTAACGCTGTGGGTATGGCTATTGCTGAAAAGACCTTGGCTGCGCAGTTCAACCAGCCTGGTCACGACATTGTTGATCACTTCACCTATTGCTTCTTAGGCGATGGCTGCTTGATGGAAGGTATCTCTCATGAAGCCTGTTCTTTAGCGGGTACTTTGGGTCTTGGTAAGCTAGTCGCTTTCTGGGATGACAACGGTATCTCTATTGATGGCCATGTTGAAGGCTGGTTTACTGATGATACGCCTAAGCGTTTCGAATCTTACGGCTGGCATGTGATTGCTAACGTAGATGGTCATGACAGCGATGCTATCCGCGCGGCAATCGAAGCAGCTAAGTCTGTTACTGATAAGCCGACAATGATCTGTTGTAAAACGACTATCGGTTTTGGCTCGCCAAACAAATCTGGTAGCCATGACTGCCACGGCGCACCACTAGGTGATGCTGAAATTGCAGCTGCTCGTGAATTCCTTGGTTGGGATCACGGCGCATTTGAAATCCCAGAAACCGTCTATGAAGGTTGGGATGCTAAAGATTCTGGCGCTTCAAACGAAGCAAGCTGGAACGAAAAGTTCGCGGCTTACACGGCTGCTTTCCCAGAACTTGCTGCTGAGTATAAGCGTCGTGTTATCACTGGCGAATTGCCTGCTGAATTTGAAGAGAAGGCCAATGCCTTTATTCAAGAATGCCAAGATAAAGCTGAAGGTATTGCTAGCCGTAAAGCGTCACAAAATGCGATTGGTACTTTCGGTGCAATGCTACCTGAAATGCTTGGTGGCTCTGCTGACCTTGCAGGCTCCAACCTAACATTATGGTCAGGTTCTAAGGGTATTCAAGACGATGCTGCCGGTAACTACATCTACTATGGTGTACGTGAATTCGGCATGAGCGGCATTATGAATGGTGCATCTCTACATGGTGGTTTCATCAACTACGGCGCAACGTTCATGATGTTTATGGAGTATGCGCGTAATGCAGTACGTATGTCTGCGTTGATGGGTATTCAAAACATCTTCGTTTATACCCATGACTCTATTGGTCAAGGTGAAGATGGTCCAACTCACCAGCCAGTTGAGCAACTTGCTAACTTGCGTATGACACCAAACATGACGGTATGGCGTCCATGTGATGCAGCTGAAACTGCAGTATCTTGGAAGAATGCGATTGAACGTCGTGATGCTCCTACTTCGCTAATCTTTAGTCGTCAGGGCCTTAAGGCGCAAGCACGTAGCGCTGAGCAATTGGCTGATGTAGCTAAAGGCGGTTATGTACTGAGTGATTGCGCGGGTACGCCTGACTTAATCCTTATCGCTACCGGTTCTGAGGTGCAACTAGCGATGGATTCTGCAGCTGCTCTTACAGAACAAGGTCAGAAAGTACGAGTTGTTTCTATGCCTTCGACTAACGAGTTCGATAAGCAAGATGCTGCTTATAAAGAGTCTGTACTGCCAAGCAGTGTGACTAAGCGAGTGGCGATTGAAGCGGCACACGTTGATTTCTGGCACAAGTATGTTGGTTTCAACGGCGCTATTGTTGGCATGAGTACTTTTGGTGAGTCTGCACCAGGTGCTGATTTGTTGAAGCACTTCGGCTTTACGGTAGACAATGTTATAGCAACCGTTAACGGTCTATAATCGTCAGTGATAAAGCTGACGGCGCATTGGCAAGCTAAAGTTTGTCGATTGCGCCGATAGACTGCTCTATGATCCAACGGCCTACCAATCGCGGTAGGCCGTTGTTGTATCAATAAATCGATGAGTATAAAGGTAAATTAGTTAATGATAAGAGTCGCTATCAATGGTTATGGCCGTATTGGTCGTTCAATTCTTCGTGCGGTTTATGAGTCTGAAAAACGCGATCGAATTCAAATCGTGGCGATTAATGAGTTGGCAAAACCTGAAGCGATGCTGCATTTAACCCAATATGACACCACCCATGGACGTTTTCACACCCAGGTTAAATTAGAAGATCAGCATATGGTCATTGGTGACGATGCCATTAAGCTACTGCATGAAGCGAACCCTGAAAACTTGCCATGGCAAGAGATGGGCATTGATATTGTATTTGAAGCTACTGGGGTGATTAACGACAGGCAAGCTTGCGAGGCGCATATAAAAGCGGGTGCCAAACAAGTTCTTATTAGTAATCCGTCATCAAGTGATGTTGATGCCACAATCGTCTATGGCGTTAACCATGAACTGTTGAAAGCTGAACATACCATCGTCTCGAATGCCTCCTGCACCACTAATTGTATTGTGCCAGTGATCGATGTACTCGATGAATATTTTGGAGTCAAAAGTGGTGCCATTACCACGATTCATTCGGCGATGAATGACCAGCAAGTGATCGATGCCTACCATGATGATTTGCGTCGAACCCGCGCCGCAGGGCAATCAATTATTCCGGTGGATACTAAACTTGCCCGTGGTATTGAACGCATCCTACCGCATATGAAAGACAAGTTTGAAGCTATCTCAGTACGTGTTCCTACCATTAATGTTACCGCTATCGACCTTTCCGTTACGCTCAATAAGCGCGTCGATATCGAACACGTAAATAAGGTGCTAAAACAGGCATCTGAAGGTTCATTCTCTGGGGTTGTTGGCTATACTAACGAACCATTAGTGTCATGTGATTTTAACCATGACCCACGCTCAAGTATTGTCGATGGTACACAAACTCGAGTAAGTGATGGCCATCTAGTTAAGTTATTACTTTGGTGTGATAACGA
The Shewanella sp. KX20019 DNA segment above includes these coding regions:
- a CDS encoding S41 family peptidase produces the protein MKLVSTMLFASLLLSDYVHCDSFNLDFEQQKDNAPTLWKSYNVDKSSSSTDTLIFNSGSYSLYIKNLSDKPRSQNWQLRLPASYQGEKIVLSGYIKTEGVKNGNAGFAMSVSPSIAFDAMQGREITGTTDWKKYEINLDLKPQQAEEITVSAYLTGTGKVWVDNLHLSIDGISIDAAPLKAFKSADKDREFDNGSDIEVGIKSNQELENLEILGKVWGFIKYHHPGVAKGNYNWDYELLRFLPNYQKVVTSSERDLTLFKWIEGLGNVELCQQCTPTASDAFLKPDLEWMNTLKLSVKLKQQLLFIYENRHQGTHYYIEVAKEVGNPIFNHEKSYANLPYPDDGFRLLSVYRYWNIIHYYFPNKHLIDNDWRGVMRKHIPSFINANNELEYEIAVLKLIAEVQDTHANIRGGHNALYNWRGQYRPPVAVNFIENKLIVTEFFNPDLQQETGLRIGDEITEIEDVMIADVVNQQLPYTPASNYSRQLFDISKKLLRSNNKSIKISYVSNGKESTKLLSLYTWKELNMKAYYNAKSSVPSIEKWDNNIGYVNLISIKKSDIKRIEQEMQDTKGIIVDLRNYPNTFVTYQLAELFTKEATPWVMFSTLNLNNPGEFNLMPAVNTAGNDNYYRGKVVILVNENTLSQAEFTAMALRAGGNATVIGSTTAGADGDVSIFYLPGGIKTGISGLGVYYPDGSETQRIGIVPDIKVSPTVASIKSGRDELIEAALKLMKM
- a CDS encoding GNAT family N-acetyltransferase; this encodes MTAAINTKVQLTWLATDDRIEVKQFYRQYMPYARLLQKELVCVLTRADSASANSVEITSSDITHSKPIAFEIVASARIRPIGQLSILTGMLVHPNFRGQGVGHRLMRELASVISDGKTYIFALAHLESFYAQHGFCAVSSAPNDIAQLFLKYQRDGDELVLMGFNPTA
- the metK gene encoding methionine adenosyltransferase; this translates as MAKHLFTSESVSEGHPDKIADQISDAVLDAILEQDPKARVACETYVKTGMVMVGGEVTTSAWVDIEEITRKTVRDIGYTHSDMGFDADSCAILNVIGKQSPDINQGVDRADPKEQGAGDQGLMFGYANNETDVLMPAPITYSHKLVKRQSEVRKDKTLPWLRPDAKSQVTFAYNKDGSIHGIDAVVLSTQHCDSVSQADLIEGVMETIIKPVLPAKWLSKDTKYFINPTGRFVIGGPVGDCGLTGRKIIVDTYGGMARHGGGAFSGKDPSKVDRSAAYAARYVAKNIVAAGLAERCEIQVSYAIGVAEPTSISIETFGTAKVAEELLIDLVRRHFDLRPYGLTEMLNLARPIYQATAAYGHFGREEFPWEATDKAEALRADAGL
- the tkt gene encoding transketolase — encoded protein: MSSRKELANAIRALTMDAVQKANSGHPGAPMGMADIAEVLWNDFLKHNPNNPEWVDRDRFILSNGHGSMLIYSLLHLTGYALPIEELKNFRQLHSKTPGHPEYGYTPGVETTTGPLGAGISNAVGMAIAEKTLAAQFNQPGHDIVDHFTYCFLGDGCLMEGISHEACSLAGTLGLGKLVAFWDDNGISIDGHVEGWFTDDTPKRFESYGWHVIANVDGHDSDAIRAAIEAAKSVTDKPTMICCKTTIGFGSPNKSGSHDCHGAPLGDAEIAAAREFLGWDHGAFEIPETVYEGWDAKDSGASNEASWNEKFAAYTAAFPELAAEYKRRVITGELPAEFEEKANAFIQECQDKAEGIASRKASQNAIGTFGAMLPEMLGGSADLAGSNLTLWSGSKGIQDDAAGNYIYYGVREFGMSGIMNGASLHGGFINYGATFMMFMEYARNAVRMSALMGIQNIFVYTHDSIGQGEDGPTHQPVEQLANLRMTPNMTVWRPCDAAETAVSWKNAIERRDAPTSLIFSRQGLKAQARSAEQLADVAKGGYVLSDCAGTPDLILIATGSEVQLAMDSAAALTEQGQKVRVVSMPSTNEFDKQDAAYKESVLPSSVTKRVAIEAAHVDFWHKYVGFNGAIVGMSTFGESAPGADLLKHFGFTVDNVIATVNGL
- the epd gene encoding erythrose-4-phosphate dehydrogenase translates to MIRVAINGYGRIGRSILRAVYESEKRDRIQIVAINELAKPEAMLHLTQYDTTHGRFHTQVKLEDQHMVIGDDAIKLLHEANPENLPWQEMGIDIVFEATGVINDRQACEAHIKAGAKQVLISNPSSSDVDATIVYGVNHELLKAEHTIVSNASCTTNCIVPVIDVLDEYFGVKSGAITTIHSAMNDQQVIDAYHDDLRRTRAAGQSIIPVDTKLARGIERILPHMKDKFEAISVRVPTINVTAIDLSVTLNKRVDIEHVNKVLKQASEGSFSGVVGYTNEPLVSCDFNHDPRSSIVDGTQTRVSDGHLVKLLLWCDNEWGFANRMLDTSLEMIKAKRRFK